The segment CCGCACCCTGCTGCATACAGGCTGGGTCGATGGCGAGCAAATTCGCTGCATCTATCACGGCTGGCAATTTGACAGCACTGGCGCATGCGTTAACCGCCCCGCAGAAGCAGATACCGGCATGCCCCGCACCAAGATTGCAGGCTACCCCGTGACCGAGTACCAAGGTCTTGTCTTTGCTTACTTGGGCGAAGGTGAAGCCCCTACCTTTGATTTGCCACGCAAGCTTTTGACCGAGCGCGAAGGCGCAACGGTTGCTAACGGTATGGAGCGCTGGGACAACAACTGGTTCCAGCAAGTGGAAAACTCCATGGATGCCGTGCACGTCAGCTTTGTGCACATGGCTTTGACCGTGGGCGCATTCGGCAAGGCCGTGACCTCTGGCATTCCAGAGCTGAGCTACGAAGAAACTCCTTCGGGCATTCGACAAACCGCACGTCGCACCAATAACAACGTGCGTCAAAGCGACTGGACATTCCCCAACAACAACCACATCACCGTGCCAGGCCTTCAGCCAGAAGATCCATGGCTGGATGTGTTTGTGTGGATGACTCCTAACGACGATCTGAACACCACCCGCTTCATGATCTACAGCCTGCCTCCCGAAGCCAACGAAGCCTCGCGCATGCGCTTCAAAGCTTACTTTGCCAAGTACGGCAAGTACGACCCGGCTGACCATCATGACGAGCTGTTCAGCTCCCGCGTTTGGAAGAACCCGGATGACACCTTCGTGGGCCTGACTGCGGCGCAGGATTACCTGTCCATCCGCGGTCAAGAACGCGTGACCAAGCGAGAAGACGAAATTCTGGGTCGCTCGGACCTGGGCATCGTCACGCTGCGCAAGCTGTTCTGGCGCGAGCTCGATCTCGTCAACAGCGGCCAGCCCATCAAGGACTGGAAGGCTCTGGACGTGCCAATGGAGCTGCCACACCAGCCAGGTGATGAAAGCGAAAAGGCCCCTGCACTGGCTAATGCCTAACGCTTGTTAGCACCTCAAACCCCGGCCCATCACGCCGGGGTTTGCACGTTTGTACTTTGCCCCCTGTTTCTAAAGTCTGGTATGTCGATGTTTGAGCTGACCCCCCACGAAGTACTCCCCGAAGAGCTAATCATGTTCCGCGACTCTGTTCGCAAGTTTGTCGAAAAAGAGCTGTTCCCCCTCGAACACAAGCTTGACTCGGCAGGCTTACTGGATGATGCCACCGCGCAACAAGTTCGCGAACGCGCCAAAGCCGCCGGACTTTGGCTGCTGGATGTACCCGAAGAAATTGGCGGCCTAGGCCTATCCATGTTGCCTCTGACCGTTTTTTGGGAAGAAGTCGGCCGCAGCACCGTAGCCTCATGGGTTCGTGATCATGGTCTGTTTGGCCCCATGGTCGGCCCCATCTTGCTAGGTCTCAATGAGGCTCAACGCCAAGAGTATCTCTACCCCGTTGTAGAAGGCCGCAAGCGCTTTTGTTTCGCACAGACAGAGCCCGATGCTGGCTCCGACCCAGGTGCCATGCGCACACGAGCGATCAAGACAGAAACAGGCTATCGCCTCAACGGTGTCAAGCGCTACATCACGCGTGCTGCTAAAGCAGACTTTGCCCTCATCATGGCCGTGACCGACCCTGAAAAAGGCGCACGCGGAGGCATCTCATGCTTCATCGTTGACATGAAGGCACCCGGCGTCACGCTGGCCAGCTCAGAAAAAACAATGATGGGCGACTCTCCGTGCGAGATCGCGCTGGTCGATGTGGACATCCCGTTTGAAAACCTGGTGGGTGTCGAAGGCAAGGGTTTTGCTCTGGCGCAAGGCTACATCAACCACGGCCGCATCCGCCAAGGCGCCCATACCTTGGGCGCTGCCGAGCGCTGCTTGGGCATGACCGCCAGCTACGCCTGCCAGCGCAAGACCTTTGGCGAGCCCCTGTCTGAGCGCCAAGGCGTTCAGTGGATGCTTGCTGACGGCTTCACCGAAGTTTATGCAACGCGCCTGATGGTCTATGACGCAGCGCGCAAGGTGGAAGCGGGCATCGACGCCAAGCTTGAAACTTTCATGATCAAGACTTACGGCGTCGAAGTGGGCTTTCGCGTGATCGACACCTGCATGCAGCTGCACGGCGGCATGGGCTTGACGCAAGACACACCTATCGAGCGCTTCTGGCGTGATCTGCGCAGCTACCGCATCACAGAAGGCCCCACCGAAGTGCTGCGCACCACGCTGGCCCGTCAAATCCTGAAAAACTTTGCCTGAGAGAAGACCCCATGAAAGACGCATTGCAAGGTATTTTGGTCATTGAACTGGGCACCGTGCTGACAGCGCCACTTGCCGGCATGATGCTCGCCGACCTGGGCGCTCGAGTTATCAAAGTGGAGCACCCTGAAGGAGGCGATCCCTTTCGCCGCCATGCAGGCAAGCTCTACAGCCCCCACTTTGCGGCCTACAACCGCAACAAAGAAAGTATTCAGCTGGATTTGCAGTCTGAATCCGGCAAGGCCGATCTGACCAAGCTGATTCAACGTGCCGATGTCCTGCTAGACAACTTCCGCGCAGGCGTACTCCCTCGCCTCGGCTTTAGCGATGAAGTATTGAAAAAGCTCAACCCCCGTTTGGTTCACTGCTCCATCACCGGCTTCGGTGCAGAAGGCCCCTACAAAGATCGCCCCTGCTATGACGCTGTAGCGCTGGCCATTAGCGGTCTGGCCAGTCAGAAACTGGACCCTGAGAACCCCGTCCTCAACGGCCCCTCACTTTCTGACAACATCACCGGCATGTACGCCGCCTACGGCATTCTGGGTGCTCTGCATGGGCGTGAGCGCACTGGCGAAGGCGCACGCGTTGAAGTCAACATGTTGGAAGCCTCCATCGCATTCTCGCCCGAAGGCTTTTCGCAATTCACACGTCTGGGCGTCACCCCCACCCCCATGTCACGCGTGGCCATTTCTCAGTCTTATGCATTCCGCTGCGCTGATGACCGCTTGCTGGCAATTCACCTGTCATCGGTGGAAAAGTTCTGGCTTGCCTTTGTCAACGCCTTGGCTCACCCAGAACTACTGGAAGACGAACGCTTCAAAACCCCGGCTCTGCGTACCCAGCACTACGCATTAATCTCCGAATTAGTGAGCCAGATCTTTGCCCAGCACCCCTATGCAGAGTGGGAAAAACGCCTGACGCAAGCAGACGTGCCCTTTGCACCGGTCAAGAGCGTGCCTGAAGTCATGCAAGACCCACAAGTGCAGCAACTGCAGCCCTTCTACACCATTCAACACCCAGAGCACGGCGAGCTAACTGCAATTCACCGCCCCGTAAAAATCGGCGGCCAGCGCGGCCCATCAGAGCTTGCAGCTCCCGTTCTTGGCGAGCACTCCGCAGCCATTCGCCAAGAATTCGCGCTGTCCTAAAGCGGCTTGCCTCACACGCTCTCTCCCCCTATTTTTGAATTAGCAGGCTATCAATATGTCAAAGCTCGAACTGTCTCTCGCCATTGGTAATTACGACCGCTGCCGCCCCCTCATTGACGGCGCTGTGCAAATCGACGGCGTGAACCCGGTCATCATGACTTTGTCGCCCGAAGAGATCTTCTTTCGCGCATTCCGTGGTCAAGAGTTCGACATTTGCGAACTCTCGCTGTCCAGCTCAACACTGCAGGCCGCTCAGGGCACCTTCCCCTATGTAGGCATTCCCATCTTCTTGTCACGCGCCTTCCGCCACACTGCAATTTACTGCCGCACGGACCGCATTCAAAAGCCTGAAGACCTGCGTGGTCGCAAAATTGGTCTGCCCGAGTACCAACTGACCGCCAACGTCTGGGTGCGCGCGATTTTGCAAGAGGACTACGGTATTGCACCTTCCGACGTTACCTGGGTGCGCGGCGGTATCTCGCACGCCGGCCGTCCTGAAAAGCTCAAAATCAAGCTGCCCGACAACGTGCGCGTTGAAGATGCGCCTGAAGGCGAAACCATCTCCAGCCTGCTGGCCAAGGGTGAAATTGATGGCTATGTCGCGCCTCGCGCTCCCGACGTTCCTGCAGGCACTCCTAATATCGGCTGGTTGTTCCGCGACCCAGTTGAGGCCGCCAAAGACTACTATCGCCGCACCAACATCTTCCCCATCATGCACATTCTGGGTGTGCGCCGTGAGCTCGCTGAGCGCCACCCATGGCTGCCCGGCGCCATCTACAAGGCGTTCGAAGAGTCCAAGGTCAAGGCGCTTGAGCATCTGTCTGAAACCTCGGCCACCAAGATCACGCTGCCCTTTGTGGAAGAGCGCCTCAAAGAAGCCCGTGATTTGATGGGTCAGGATCACTGGTCCTACGGCATCAAGGCCAACCGCCACGTGCTGGAGAACTTCTTCCATCACCACCACGCGCAAGGCCTGTCGCCACGTTTGGTCACACCGGAAGACCTGTTCCACCCCGGTACCTTCGAGAGCTACAGCCTGTAAGGATCACCATGTCATTGAGCAGCGAAGAGATTTTGCAACAGTGGCATGGCGCAGGCTTGGCGCCCTTGTGGAACAGCCCTAACGCACACAAGCCGCCTCCTGCCCCCACTGCAGCCCATCTGTGGCGCTGGCAGGAAATGCGCCCACTGATCGAGCTGGCGTTTCAGGAAACCTCGCCTGCCGCCGTGCAGCGACGTGTGCTGCAAATGCTGAGCCCGGTAGCCAAGTCTTTGGCTGACGAGCACACCTGCGGCAATGTTCTGGCTGCTTACCAGTGTTTGCTGCCTGGCGAAACGGCACGCCCTCACCGCCACACCATGAACGCACTGCGCTTCATGCTGGAAGGCAAGGGAGCTGTGACGCTGGTAGACGGCAAGGAATGCCCCATGGAGCCAGGTGACCTGGTTTTGACACCCGGCATGACTTGGCACGAGCACCGCCATGATGGCAGCGAGCCCGTTGTGTGGCTGGACGTGCTGGATGTGCCCTTGCACATGTACATGGGCTCAGTCGTGTTCCAGCCCGGCCCTATTACCGAGCCGCCTGTAACCATGCCGGATGCGGCGTTCGCCCACGCCAATGTGGCGCCTTTCGTCACGCTTGGCCGCACGGACCACTCGCCCGTGTTCCGTTACCCCTATGCCGATGTGGTGAGCGCCCTCAAACATGCACCTGCCAGCCCAGACGGCATTCGCCGCGTACGCTATGTCAACCCGCTCAACGGCCAAGGCGCTATGGCCTTGCTGGAAGCGAGCATGATGCAAATCGATGCCAACACCCAGTCACTGCCCACACGCAGCAATGCCAATTTAGTGGTCTCGGTCGTCGAAGGTTCGGGTGAAAGCGTGATTGGCGACAAGCGCATTCAATGGTCTGCGCGTGATGTGTTTACGGTGCCGCAAAACAATTGGGTCTCGCACAAAGCAGCAGGTGCAGATGCACGACTGTTTGTCGTCTCTGATGCCGATGCCATGCGCCGCCTTAATCTACTGAGCGAAGAGCTGGGCACAGCTGCCACATCAATAATAAACAAGGAAGAACAATGAAGATTTGCTGGTTTAACAACAATCAATTGGGTGTCGTCGTCAATGATCGCGTGTACGACGTCACTGCCGCCCTCAAAGCTCTGCCCGCCCCCAGCTACCCCGAATTTACCGGTGACTTGGTTGTAGCCAACCTTCCCGCGCTGCGCGCCGAGATCGAACGCCTGCTGCCCACGGCCTCTTCTGAAGCTGTTGCAGATGTGCGCCTGCTCAGCCCTGTGGCACAGCCCGGCAAAATCATTGGCGTTCCAGTGAACTACCAAGCTCACGTGGAAGAAGCCCAACGCGATGTGGCCATTTTCACCAACCGCTACACCGGCGGTGTCAAGGAGCAAGGCTTGTTCCTGAAGGCCAACAGCTCACTGATCGGCGCAAGTGATGCCGTCAACATCACGATGCCCGAGCGCCTGACGCACCACGAGATTGAACTGGCGGCCATCATCGGCAAAAAAGTCTCCAACGTCACGCAGGCTGAAGCTTTGTCGTGCATTGCAGGCTACTCCATCGCCCTAGACATGACCGTACGCGGCCCTGAAGACCGCTCGCTGCGCAAGTCGCTAGACACCTACTCCGTGCTCGGCCCCTGGCTTGTGACGGCAGACGAGATTGCAGACCCACAGAACCTGAACCTGCACCTGCGCGTTAATGGCGAAACTCGCCAAATCACCAACTCGTCGCAAATGATCATGTTCATTGCAGAACAGATCGAATGGGCGTCCACCTTCTACACCCTGTACCCCGGTGACGTCATCATGACCGGCACCTGCGAAGGCGTTGGCCCCGTTGTTGCCGGCGACACCATGCACGCATCTATTGAGTCCATTGGCGAAATGCACGTCAAGGTAACCGGCTCGAAAGGCTGAGCATGTCCAGCACTCACAAAGAACATCTCCAACTGCGGGTTCAGTCCATTCGCTATGCGGCCAAGGACACTTACCTCGTCGAGCTCACGCAGCCTCAAGGGCAGACATTGCCCTCGGTCACGCCGGGCTCTCACATTGATCTGCACCTGCCCAACGGCATCACGCGCTCTTACTCGCTGGTGCAGTCCGGCGACAACCCCGAGTCTTATGTCGTGGGCGTCAAGCTGGATGCAAAAAGCCGCGGTGGTTCACGTTATGTACACGAGCAACTGCGTGTCGGCTCGGTCTTGCCTGTCTCTCAGCCACGCAACCACTTTCCTCTCGTCGAAGATGCGCCCCACTCGGTGTTGATTGCCGGCGGCATTGGCATCACCCCCATCTGGTGCATGGCCCAGCGCCTGCAGGCCATCGGTGCCTCTTGGGAGATTTGGTACAGCGTTCGCTCTCGCGCCGACATGGCTTTCATCCCTCAACTGCAGGCTCTCGGTGACCGCGTTCACCTGCACTTTGATGATGAAGCAGGCAGCCCCATGAACCTGCCCGCTATTGCTGCAGCCGCACCTGCCAACGCGCACTTTTACTGCTGCGGCCCCGCGCCCATGCTTGATGCCTACGAAGCCGCAGCATCGGCCCGCGTGCCTGCCGAGCAAGTGCACCTAGAACGCTTTGCAAGCAAGCAAGTGGCGGCAGTTGATGGCGGCTTTGTCATCTCGCTGGCGCGCTCCGGCAAAGAACTCACTGTGCCCCAAGGCGCCAGCGTTCTGAAAGTGCTGCTGGAAAATGGCATTAACGTGGACTCATCCTGCCAAGAAGGTATCTGCGGCTGCTGCGAAGTCGTGGTGCTAGACGGCGAAGTTGACCACCGCGACGCTATCTTGACCGACTCAGAAAAGGCCGCCAACAAAACCATGATGGTTTGCTGCTCGGGCGCCAAGAGCTCTCGACTCGTGCTTGATCTCTGAAGCTCCCCCAACAAAAAAGCCGGCTTTTACGTCGGCTTTTTTATAGACTTTGATAGCAAGTAGTGGCTGTCAATGCTTGAGCTCAATATGAAATCAAGCTCAAACCAACCACTACACGGCAGATAACGCTATCGTTTTGAAGCATTAATACTGAGACGGCTGCGCTTCTTCAAGCCAATTTCGGTGCCTTGCTAGCGGTCTTGCTAGCAGTCTTGGGCGCGGCTTTAGTCGCTGGCTTCGCCGCAGTCTTGGCCGCTGTTTTAGTCGCCACCTTTGCCACGCGCTTATTCACGCTAGCATCACCCTGCGCTAGCTGCATACGCGCATGCGCCACCAGATGCAACAGGCAAGTTTTGAGCGTGAGCTGAAAATCCTCCAGCGCCTGACCAGAAGCACCTGCAATCGCATTTCCATCTTGCATCGCAAGCGTAAAGTCACCCAGCTTTTGCGGCAGCTTCGGTTGGAATTTCAACAAGTCCGTTGGCAAGATGCTCCGCCACCACCCAACCAGCTCCTGCTTTTGCAGCTCACGTATTCGCAGAAACTGAGCACGAGCCGTCTGCTCTGGAACCGATTTTTCCACGCTAAGAATCACGCCCAGACGCCAGAAGTCTGCAGCCACAAACTTGGGCGCCGTCGCTCTGCTAAAGATACGCTCCACATGCTCTTCAAAACTCTCATCAGGACGAGGCTTGTTAACCTCTTCGTTAACCTGATGCCAGCGCTCAAAGCTCTCTTCAATCATGGCATTTAGGAGTAAATCCTTGCTCTCAAAATGCCAGTAAACACTACCAACGGGCAAACCAGACATGCTTGCAACCTTGGCCATCGTCATGCCGCTGTAACCATATTTGGAGATCACATCAAACGACGTGTCCAGAATACGCAGTCGCACAGCAGCACTGGATTTGTGCTCGCCATGTTTACGCGGTCGGCTTTTTTCACTCGTGACCATAAGGGTGCTTTCTTTGTATCAAGGGTGCTACTCCATTCAAGTTCAAGCCAGACTCAATCTGCTCGTGACCAGCTACTCACCATTCCAAAAATCATGGCCTCACCCAAAAACAGGTGAGGCCATCATATCTATCGCGCGTTAGTTACCTTAGCTCGTAAACACGCTTTTAAATCGCCATCGATTCCTGCAAAGCAGAGACATTTTTCTCCGCTTCCAGTTTTTGCAAACGCTTGAGCAACTGCTGCGCCTGCACACGCTTCATCTTGGCCGCGTCCGTGCACTCGTAGAATTTCTTCTCGTACTCAGCTGGCGACATGGGATTTTTCGGGTCACCCTTGGCATAGTTCACTTCCTTCAAGTAGGTCTTGCCGTCACGGGTTTGAATCTCGACTCGCGCAAAGCCAGGACCACCATCTGGACGCACCAAGCCTTTATCTTCAACCGTGAACATGCGCTGCGTCAGTGCCTTCAGATCCGCACGCTGCAGCGCTTGGTCAGTGAAGTGACGCAAAGATACTTCGCGATCCTGAATCGCGACAGCCACCATCCACGGGTTGCTAAATTGCGCCTCCACAATCGTCTTGGGGTTGCGCTTTTTATCAATGGGCGCGCCCAGCAGCATCATCTCACCGGGCGGGCTGTAAATAGTAACCTTCTCCACCTGTTCGGGCAGGATGTTGTGGGTCTTAACCAGCTCTAACGTTCCATCAATGGCCACGTGACCGCCACGGCAAGATGGATAGGGCTTAGGTGCAATGTCAAGGCCTGCGAACTGAGTCCCAAGGCCCCCAAGCAATGACTCTTTAGAGAATTTGCCGCCGTGATACTGCTTGAACAAGCCTTTGAAGCCTTCAAGCACATTGTCAGAACCAAAAACACCGTGCTTTGCCAAGCGTGCAGACATCAAGCCGTCATAACTTGCAAAGCCACCACCCAAGCGCTTGGCCAGCGTTCCGTCCACACTCGCTTGAGCATTGCCAGACATCTGGTGGTAAGCCAAGCCCACGGCTGCAACCATCTGTTTTTGCGTCAGTCCCAACAATCTGCCAGCGACCATGGCTGCAGCCAAGATGCCATACATAGGGGTCGGGTCCCAGCCCACGATGAAAGGAGATAAGCCCGGCGATCCTGCTCGCGACAGGCGGCAGGCAATATCTGTTCCCAAGGCCACAGCTGTAATCAACTCTTTGCCGGACACTCCTTTGACCAAATCTGCAGTCGCCAGAGCTGTGGGGACGGTTACGCAAGATGCGTGCATGAGCGAAGGCTCATAAGTATCGTCAAACTCAAGAGTTGCAGCCATCGATGCATTCAGACGCAATGCTACTTCAGCAGGCAGGCGCACTTTGGTGCCCAGCACCAGGCTTTCAGCCTTGCCGCCGGTATCTTGAGCCCAGCTGAACAACTGCCGAATGCCATCCGCATTGAGCGCAGGCAGCGTCACGGCAACCGTGTCCAAAATCTGCACCTTGGTCGCTTCCACTACCGCTGCAGGAAGCGCTTCATATTGCGTGTTCAAGCAATAGTCCACTAGCGCATAAATGGCATCCGGTGCTCTTGCCGCAGCCACGCCATCTTTCGCCGCCTGTGCCCAAATAGAGCCGACGGAGCCACTTGCTGCAAACAAAGCAGACAGTTGTGCAAAATTTCTACGATTGAGCTTCATTTTGAAATGCTTCCTTACTTGAAACCGGCAAACACCTAAATCAGGTCAGCCCGCGTTTAGGCATCAGATTTATCGATAGGCACTGATGCCTATATTCACGACTCAAATCTTCAACGCTTTTTTTGCGCAACCATCATGGCGACAGTCGTCAAAATCAATGCGCCAACTGGTGGACCCCAGTCATAAATTCGCAAAGGTCGGGTTCCCATCGTGGTCGAGAAGGCCATGACAACCAATGTCCAGACTCCAGCAAGAATGGCAACGATGATGAAATCCTTTGCCACTGGAGGCAACACACTGGAGTTTTCACCTGAGGCTTGCACAAGATTCGGCCCCCTATCCCACGGGAAACCAGGCTGTGCGCGAAACTGAAACAGGCTTGCAAATATTTTTCCGTAGCCAAGCAACAAAAGGCCGCACAAAAGCAACTCTTGAGTCCCCGTAAACAGCTGACGTGGATGCGGTGAAATAAATAAATTCAGATAAATAATCTGAAATGAAATCCCTGCCATGACCGACAGAGCGACTGGTACAAAAACATTGAACAGCAGCATCGAGCCCAACACTATCTCTAGATATTTCACCAAAGGATAGAAACCGATTTCATTCATTTCATGCATATAAGGGCCAACCAGCCCCGCCTTGCTGAAATCAGGAATCACCCCAAATACCGCGTAATTAATCCCAGACTTTAAAAAATGAATGGCGTAGTAAAACCTAAGCCACAATACGATATATTTCCAAGGCCCTTTTTCAGCGCTCATTATTGTCTCCTTTATTTTAAATAAAAAAGGCCGCAATGAATTTAAAAACATTGCGACCTTTTTATTAATTAATCTTTTTTCTTGTCACGGATAAGATAAAAAATCAATCCAGCCCAAGATGCTACAAATGCAACGATGTCATAGTTGCGAATTGGACGATATGTCGTGTAAAAAAGACCAGTCGACCCAATAAATGCTGCAGCTGTCAGGAAAACACAGACAAACACAGCAATCCATTTATTTTTATCCATTATTTCTCCGTTTTTTATTTTTAACAAATGAAAGTATTAATCAACAATTCGTCGACCAACATCTGGCTTGTATGCTTTATCCCCATTCCACAGCCAAAGCGGTTCAAGCTTAGGCTTGAGCGCCGCAGCCATCCAGCCGCTATAAGCCAGCAATAAAACTCCGTTCAGGAAAAGTTCTTGAGGCCCGGTGAAATACTGACGAGGCATTTCAGGTGAAGCCACGATGATCGTGTTCAACCAGAAAATATTGACAGAGGCAGGCATTTCAAGAATCAGACCCAACAGCGGCATGCGGTTAAAGAAAATCATGGCACCAGTCACGATTTCCAGGTACTTAATTATCTGATAGAGGTAAATTTCAGCATTCGCATTGACCCATTCACCACCTACTCCAGGAATATTAGGCACATACCCTGTAAATGCATAGCGCAAACCAGAGAACAGCAAATGGGCGCCGAAGTACAGACGAATCCAATGAACAATGTAATACCAGGGAGACTTAGAAGCCATTTTATTTCCTTTACAGTTTTAAAAATCAGTGGCTCTTAGAACCTGTGGGACATACCCAAAATCACACCGTTAACACTGGCTCCCGCATTGGGAATCGTGCTTTGGAAAACAGGCCAGCGAGATTTACTGTCTTGCGTCAGTCGTGTGACAGCCGCCAACAACATCGTGGAGCGGCTCAACTGATAGGTATAAGCCACGCCATAGCTGCGGGCATCGCTGTTATCTGCGCCGCTAGAGTAATGACCCAAGGTAAAGCGCAATTGACTGTTATCAGTCACTGGAACGACACCACCCAACAAAATGACCGACTCTGAATTACCGTTAACCGCTTGACCCGACGCATTTAACGCTGGGTCAGTCACATCGCGGTGAATATAAGAAACGTAAGGCTGGACAGGGCCTTTTTTGTAGCTGGCACCCAGCGCGTACTCGGTTACGCCCTTCGCTGCTGGCGTTGCGCCAGCACCTTCTACTTTGGACGTTTTTACGAGCAAAGCACCTAAGGTCAGTGGCCCATTTTCATAATCGACCATTGCCTCCAACATTTTAGGCATGGTCTGCGAACGCTCATTGAATGAATACGACACCTTTGCCTGCACACCACCTAGGCGAGGAGAAATATAGGCCAGTGAGTTTTCCGTACGCATGGTCGGATTAATCAAAAATCCCGTAGACCCACCCCGTTTAGACGCAGAAACATAGCCGGGCATTGGAGAGCCCAGCGTAGTCAGCACACCCCATGCATCCATAGCAGGCAGCAGCATGGGATCAAATTTTGGGAAAAAGTCGTAGATCGGACCTTCCAGACGACCGGCGCGAACAGCACCTAGGGACTGGCTTGCCAACTCCACATAGGCCTGACGACTCCAGAAACGGCCCGGATTACCGCTGGTTGAGCTTGATGTACCAGAATCCAGATTAATACCGGCTTCTAAGCGTGCACCAACCTTAAGGCCTTGACCGAGATCTTCACTGCTTAGAAAACCCAGACGTGAGCCCGCGCTTGCGGCATGCATGGCTGTTTTGGATTGGCCAGATGTACGGTAATGAGCAACTCCAATATCCGCTGCACCGTAGAGGCGAACAAAGCTAGTAGAATTTTTTTCTTGATTATTATTATTTTGTGCTTGCACCATAGAAATGGCCAGCACTGAACCAACCCCCAGCAGGATTTGTTTCATTATGTCTCCGATTTTATTTAATTAAATTTACCGACAAACGA is part of the Comamonas sp. Y33R10-2 genome and harbors:
- a CDS encoding MmgE/PrpD family protein, translated to MKLNRRNFAQLSALFAASGSVGSIWAQAAKDGVAAARAPDAIYALVDYCLNTQYEALPAAVVEATKVQILDTVAVTLPALNADGIRQLFSWAQDTGGKAESLVLGTKVRLPAEVALRLNASMAATLEFDDTYEPSLMHASCVTVPTALATADLVKGVSGKELITAVALGTDIACRLSRAGSPGLSPFIVGWDPTPMYGILAAAMVAGRLLGLTQKQMVAAVGLAYHQMSGNAQASVDGTLAKRLGGGFASYDGLMSARLAKHGVFGSDNVLEGFKGLFKQYHGGKFSKESLLGGLGTQFAGLDIAPKPYPSCRGGHVAIDGTLELVKTHNILPEQVEKVTIYSPPGEMMLLGAPIDKKRNPKTIVEAQFSNPWMVAVAIQDREVSLRHFTDQALQRADLKALTQRMFTVEDKGLVRPDGGPGFARVEIQTRDGKTYLKEVNYAKGDPKNPMSPAEYEKKFYECTDAAKMKRVQAQQLLKRLQKLEAEKNVSALQESMAI
- a CDS encoding porin codes for the protein MKQILLGVGSVLAISMVQAQNNNNQEKNSTSFVRLYGAADIGVAHYRTSGQSKTAMHAASAGSRLGFLSSEDLGQGLKVGARLEAGINLDSGTSSSTSGNPGRFWSRQAYVELASQSLGAVRAGRLEGPIYDFFPKFDPMLLPAMDAWGVLTTLGSPMPGYVSASKRGGSTGFLINPTMRTENSLAYISPRLGGVQAKVSYSFNERSQTMPKMLEAMVDYENGPLTLGALLVKTSKVEGAGATPAAKGVTEYALGASYKKGPVQPYVSYIHRDVTDPALNASGQAVNGNSESVILLGGVVPVTDNSQLRFTLGHYSSGADNSDARSYGVAYTYQLSRSTMLLAAVTRLTQDSKSRWPVFQSTIPNAGASVNGVILGMSHRF